One segment of Alnus glutinosa chromosome 2, dhAlnGlut1.1, whole genome shotgun sequence DNA contains the following:
- the LOC133859294 gene encoding uncharacterized protein LOC133859294, whose translation MPPYRRRKNQDKHHHGNGNGRIPPPPPQFYEALIQFMADTSRQLAETIAQMPQPNNQAEPLGCSLRDFASHNFRSFEGIEGPNAAEAWLTDIEVLYDTLGCTDEQKVSYVVLRLTGEAGRWWTAKKVLLKEPPNETIITWELFKIEYNRRFFPRAQRQLRAIEFQNLVQGDMTVEQYFARFIELARFAVNLIPDEESKAERFEHGLNPQIKERVICHEIKDLARLVEVASLAEKGIRESAAAYNLERQEAQQAVPPTKRLTIGKDSKPTINKNFPPTFGNQKSRCDTCGKLHTGECKITSSICFKCGKFGHYKRSCPTKLTGGSKSQRGSY comes from the coding sequence ATGCCGCCTTATCGACGTCGTAAGAATCAGGACAAACATCACCATGGAAACGGTAACGGAAGGattccacctccacctccacaaTTCTATGAAGCCTTAATCCAATTCATGGCTGACACCTCTAGGCAACTCGCCGAAACGATAGCACAAATGCCACAACCCAACAACCAAGCTGAACCCTTAGGTTGCTCACTTCGTGACTTTGCTAGTCACAATTTCCGATCATTCGAGGGTATTGAAGGACCAAACGCGGCAGAGGCATGGCTCACAGATATCGAGGTATTATACGATACTCTTGGCTGTACCGACGAACAGAAGGTTAGTTATGTTGTATTGAGGTTGACGGGCGAAGCTGGAAGATGGTGGACCGCGAAGAAAGTATTGTTGAAAGAACCCCCAAACGAGACAATAATCACATGGGAACTCTTCAAAATTGAATACAATCGACGATTTTTCCCTAGAGCTCAAAGGCAACTGAGAGCCATTGAATTCCAAAATCTAGTCCAGGGTGACATGACTGTGGAACAATACTTTGCCCGATTCATAGAACTCGCTAGGTTCGCAGTTAACCTAATTCCAgatgaagaatcaaaggctgAACGCTTCGAACACGGTCTCAATCCTCAAATCAAGGAAAGGGTCATATGTCACGAAATTAAGGACCTCGCCAGGTTAGTAGAAGTGGCATCTCTTGCAGAGAAAGGAATTCGCGAATCAGCAGCAGCCTACAACCTAGAAAGGCAAGAAGCACAGCAGGCAGTACCTCCGACAAAAAGGCTAACAATAGGAAAAGATTCCAAGCCAACTATTAACAAAAACTTTCCGCCCACATTTGGAAATCAAAAATCTCGCTGTGATACGTGTGGTAAATTGCATacgggagaatgtaagataacTAGTTCAATTTGTTTTAAGTGTGGTAAGTTTGGTCATTATAAGAGAAGCTGCCCTACAAAACTTACCGGAGGATCGAAGTCGCAAAGAGGCAGTTATTAA